From Streptomyces sp. Edi4, one genomic window encodes:
- a CDS encoding DUF2771 domain-containing protein has product MTVALTSGRTRRAGLALAAASAGLLVLSACDKPTPLATVTVGTDSVHTEASCRGDGKPLAEDKLTSCLSGVKDAKSIDYAPGSTLRLGVDPKVVENGSKWIALLDGSPITEASDQTYRSFPGADVFSTGGQGAAPKEKKVSIIQLNKDSKPESVWSFTLKRTSS; this is encoded by the coding sequence ATGACCGTTGCGCTCACTTCCGGCAGGACCCGCCGGGCCGGCCTCGCACTCGCCGCCGCCTCCGCCGGACTCCTCGTCCTCTCCGCCTGCGACAAGCCGACGCCTCTCGCGACCGTGACGGTCGGCACCGACTCCGTCCACACCGAGGCGTCCTGCCGCGGCGACGGCAAGCCGCTCGCCGAGGACAAGCTCACCAGCTGCCTCAGCGGCGTCAAGGACGCCAAGTCGATCGACTACGCGCCCGGCTCGACCCTGCGTCTCGGCGTCGACCCGAAGGTCGTCGAGAACGGCAGCAAGTGGATCGCGCTGCTCGACGGCAGCCCGATCACCGAGGCGTCCGACCAGACGTACCGCAGCTTCCCCGGCGCCGACGTCTTCTCCACCGGCGGGCAGGGCGCCGCGCCGAAGGAGAAGAAGGTGAGCATCATCCAGCTCAACAAGGACAGCAAGCCGGAGTCGGTCTGGAGCTTCACCCTCAAGCGCACCAGCTCCTGA
- a CDS encoding MFS transporter → MATARSSRNWDGSGRLRRAGRAVGHALRLPFSGTARSIRKATHAHGAGESGLGKLIELHAVNGAGDVLITVALASTVFFSVPTDQARGRVALYLAITMAPFTLLAPVIGPLLDRMPHGRRAAMAGAMLARAVLALTMSGAVATGGLELYPAALGVLVASKAYGVVRSAVVPRLLPPRFSLVKANSRVTLAGLLATGAAAPIGAALSRVGPQWPLYAAFCVFSGGTFLAFTLPPKVDSAKGETKARLSDREGRKPSLRTVGVSVQNGLYANAALRALSGFLIFFLAFLLREHPLSGQSAAVSLGIVGVSAGVGNALGTAVGSLLKARGPEVLIVTMLSIALGAAVLSAALFSGVMVAVLGATAGLTQALAKLALDAMIQRDVPEEVRTSAFARSETLLQVAWVLGGAIGIALPLNGVLGMSVAAALLTLGAVVSVRGLLRAAHHGTPRPRVA, encoded by the coding sequence GTGGCCACCGCGAGGTCGTCAAGGAATTGGGACGGGTCCGGCCGCCTGCGCAGGGCGGGACGGGCGGTCGGTCATGCCCTGCGTCTGCCCTTCTCGGGAACGGCGCGTTCGATCAGAAAAGCCACCCACGCGCACGGCGCCGGTGAGTCGGGCCTCGGCAAACTGATCGAGCTGCACGCGGTGAACGGCGCGGGCGACGTGCTGATCACCGTGGCGCTCGCCTCCACCGTCTTCTTCTCCGTGCCGACCGACCAGGCGCGCGGCCGTGTCGCCCTCTATCTGGCGATCACGATGGCGCCCTTCACTCTTCTGGCGCCCGTGATCGGCCCCCTGCTCGACCGGATGCCGCACGGCCGGCGCGCCGCGATGGCCGGCGCGATGCTGGCCCGGGCCGTGCTGGCGCTCACCATGTCCGGCGCGGTCGCCACCGGCGGCCTCGAGCTCTATCCCGCGGCGCTCGGCGTGCTGGTGGCCTCCAAGGCGTACGGCGTGGTCAGAAGCGCCGTCGTGCCGCGCCTGCTGCCGCCGCGCTTCTCCCTGGTGAAGGCCAATTCGCGGGTCACCCTCGCGGGGCTGCTCGCCACCGGCGCGGCCGCCCCGATCGGCGCCGCGCTCTCGCGCGTGGGACCGCAGTGGCCGCTGTACGCGGCGTTCTGCGTCTTCTCCGGGGGTACCTTCCTGGCCTTCACACTGCCCCCCAAGGTCGACTCGGCGAAGGGCGAGACCAAGGCCCGCCTCTCCGACCGCGAGGGCCGCAAGCCCAGCCTGCGGACGGTCGGCGTGTCCGTGCAGAACGGTCTGTACGCCAACGCCGCGCTGCGCGCGCTCTCCGGGTTCCTGATCTTCTTCCTCGCCTTCCTGCTCCGCGAACACCCCCTGTCGGGGCAGAGCGCGGCCGTCTCGCTCGGCATCGTGGGCGTGTCGGCGGGCGTCGGCAACGCGCTGGGCACCGCCGTCGGCTCACTCCTCAAGGCGCGCGGGCCCGAGGTCCTGATCGTGACGATGCTGAGCATCGCGCTCGGCGCCGCCGTGCTGTCGGCGGCGCTCTTCAGCGGCGTGATGGTGGCCGTGCTCGGCGCGACGGCGGGGCTCACCCAGGCCCTGGCCAAGCTGGCGCTCGACGCGATGATCCAGCGCGACGTGCCCGAGGAGGTCCGCACCTCCGCCTTCGCCCGTTCGGAGACACTGCTCCAGGTGGCGTGGGTGCTCGGCGGGGCGATCGGCATAGCGCTGCCGCTCAACGGCGTCCTCGGCATGTCGGTGGCCGCCGCCCTGCTCACGCTCGGCGCCGTCGTCTCCGTACGGGGCCTGCTGCGGGCCGCGCACCACGGCACGCCGCGCCCCCGGGTCGCCTGA
- a CDS encoding DUF3027 domain-containing protein, producing the protein MSAATTRSRTPDRLCAEAVELAREAAEEAAAPGVVGEHVALVSEGDRVVTHFFECKEPGYRGWRWAVTVARASRAKLVTLDETVLLPGPDALRAPEWVPWSERLRPGDMGPGDLLPTEADDLRLEPGYTGEDAPPPNAVVSEEMAERVEAEDAELADRDVPAGTARGSIASVADELGMRRARVLSRYGLHAAADRWEESFGGKTAMAQAAPASCVSCAFLVPIAGSLSQAFGICANEFGPADGHVVALDYGCGGHSEAAVMPKPLRPAAPVLDTVEADVLIRGIDRAGSVPDTPDPTDDLGHS; encoded by the coding sequence GTGAGTGCTGCGACGACGCGAAGCCGTACCCCTGACCGCCTGTGCGCCGAGGCGGTCGAGCTAGCCCGCGAGGCGGCGGAGGAAGCCGCCGCGCCCGGTGTGGTCGGCGAGCATGTGGCCCTGGTCTCGGAGGGTGACCGGGTTGTCACGCACTTCTTCGAGTGCAAGGAGCCCGGCTACCGGGGCTGGCGCTGGGCGGTCACCGTCGCCCGGGCCTCCCGGGCCAAGCTGGTCACCCTCGACGAGACGGTCCTGCTGCCCGGGCCCGACGCGCTCCGGGCGCCCGAGTGGGTGCCGTGGAGCGAGCGGCTGCGGCCCGGCGACATGGGACCCGGCGATCTGCTGCCCACCGAGGCCGACGACCTGCGCCTTGAACCCGGCTACACCGGTGAGGACGCGCCGCCGCCCAACGCGGTGGTCTCCGAGGAGATGGCCGAGCGGGTCGAGGCGGAGGACGCCGAGCTGGCCGACCGGGACGTGCCGGCGGGGACGGCGCGCGGGTCCATCGCGTCCGTCGCCGACGAGCTCGGCATGCGCCGGGCGCGGGTGCTTTCGCGGTACGGGCTGCACGCGGCGGCCGACCGGTGGGAGGAGTCCTTCGGCGGCAAGACCGCGATGGCTCAGGCGGCGCCGGCCTCGTGTGTGTCCTGCGCGTTCCTGGTGCCCATCGCGGGGTCCCTCTCGCAGGCCTTCGGTATCTGCGCCAACGAGTTCGGTCCTGCGGACGGGCATGTCGTGGCGCTCGACTACGGGTGCGGGGGGCACTCCGAGGCGGCGGTCATGCCTAAGCCGCTGCGGCCGGCTGCGCCGGTGCTCGACACGGTGGAGGCGGATGTGCTGATCCGCGGCATCGACCGTGCGGGCTCCGTCCCCGACACCCCGGACCCCACGGACGACCTGGGCCACTCCTGA
- a CDS encoding molecular chaperone Hsp90, with translation MATEGTDPFGTARLRRGVLNAWGAGPARFREDANAEEDLALGGYRDRLVVELAQNAADAAARANTTGRLRLTLHPAGQGNPAVLAAANTGAPLDATGVESLSTLRASAKRADTEVAVGRFGVGFAAVLAVSDEPAVVGRTGGVRWSLAEARELAAQAALASPGLGDELRRRAGHVPLLRLPLPAEGAAPEGYDTVVVLPLRDGTAEDLVRRLLDGIDDALLLTLPGLTEIVVETPDTTRVLRRSTHDAYVHIDDSRDQSVHRWRTISRHGALGADLLADRPVEERLRPHWTVTWAVPVDEDGAPERPRTAAVVHAPTPTDEPLGIPALLIASFPLDTARRHPAPGALTDFLVQRAADAYAELLGAWHPVTTATVDLVPGPLGRGALDGALRAAVLDRLPRVAFLAPAAPTEDLLALRPFEAEVVEGAGADTVRVLAEVLPTLLPAGLERRPELRALEVGRLSLGDAIERIAGAERAPAWWHRLYDTLAGVDPDRLSGLPVPLAGGRTAIGPRQILLPLTDTPADLGRLGLKVAHPDAAHPLLEKLGALPATPRAVLTTPQVRAAVAASLDSGEIWDEDALDADELADTVLTLVREANLEPGDEPWLGALALPDEDGELAPAGELVLPGSPFAAVIREGELAEVDHELAERWGEQPLTACGVLATFALVRATDVVLDPDELDARESDFAEPDDAGLLDAVDVWCEDVLDRLPESPVPPVATEIVAVRDLDLVDDDAWPRALALLAKPPLRDALIQPVRVLLPDGTTESVRPYTAWWLRDHPVLDGRRPAGLRAAGSDPLLSGLYESVDATGFDDAQVLRALGVRTSVAALLDEPGGAAELLTRLADPDLTVSASQLHALYSALADLDPEQVTLPDELRAVVDGEARVVDAADAVVADAPDLLPLAAGRALLPVAPARAAELAELLQVGRLSETADAEVTSAGVEHEVPEAVRALLGPLAPATYVEHEELMAGGIELDWRRSGDGVVHASTLEGVAAGLAWAAAQWPRRFEVAALLEDPSRTTELSRDRWFD, from the coding sequence ATGGCGACCGAAGGGACCGACCCCTTCGGCACGGCGCGGCTGCGGCGCGGAGTCCTGAACGCCTGGGGCGCGGGCCCGGCCAGATTCCGTGAGGACGCCAACGCCGAGGAAGACCTCGCCCTCGGCGGCTACCGCGACCGCCTCGTCGTGGAGCTCGCCCAGAACGCCGCCGACGCCGCGGCCAGGGCGAACACCACGGGCCGGCTCCGCCTGACCCTGCACCCCGCAGGCCAGGGCAACCCCGCCGTGCTTGCCGCCGCCAACACCGGCGCCCCCCTGGACGCGACCGGCGTCGAGTCCCTTTCCACCCTGCGCGCCAGCGCCAAGCGCGCCGACACCGAGGTGGCCGTGGGCCGCTTCGGCGTCGGATTCGCCGCCGTGCTGGCCGTCAGCGACGAGCCCGCAGTGGTGGGCCGCACCGGCGGCGTGCGCTGGTCGCTCGCCGAGGCCCGCGAACTGGCCGCCCAGGCCGCCCTCGCCAGCCCCGGCCTCGGTGACGAACTGCGCCGCCGTGCGGGCCACGTACCGCTGCTCAGGCTGCCGCTGCCCGCCGAGGGCGCCGCCCCCGAGGGATACGACACCGTCGTGGTGCTGCCGCTGCGCGACGGCACGGCAGAGGACCTGGTGCGCCGTCTGCTCGACGGCATCGACGACGCCCTGCTCCTGACTCTGCCGGGCCTGACCGAGATCGTCGTCGAGACCCCGGACACCACCCGGGTACTGCGGCGCTCCACGCACGACGCGTACGTCCACATCGACGACAGCCGGGACCAATCCGTCCACCGCTGGCGGACCATCAGCCGCCACGGCGCCCTCGGCGCGGACCTGCTCGCCGACCGTCCCGTCGAGGAACGACTGCGCCCGCACTGGACGGTGACCTGGGCGGTCCCGGTGGACGAGGACGGCGCGCCCGAGCGCCCCCGCACCGCCGCCGTCGTGCACGCGCCCACCCCCACCGACGAACCCCTCGGCATCCCCGCGCTGCTGATCGCCTCGTTCCCGCTCGACACCGCGCGCCGCCACCCCGCGCCGGGCGCCCTCACCGACTTCCTGGTCCAGCGCGCCGCCGACGCCTACGCCGAACTCCTCGGCGCCTGGCACCCGGTGACCACCGCCACCGTCGACCTGGTGCCGGGCCCGCTGGGGCGGGGCGCGTTGGACGGCGCGCTGCGCGCGGCGGTCCTGGACCGGCTGCCGCGCGTCGCCTTCCTCGCGCCCGCCGCCCCCACCGAGGACCTGCTCGCGCTGCGCCCCTTCGAGGCCGAGGTGGTCGAGGGCGCGGGCGCCGACACCGTACGCGTCCTCGCCGAAGTCCTGCCCACACTGCTGCCCGCCGGCCTTGAACGCCGCCCGGAACTGCGGGCGTTGGAGGTCGGGCGCCTCTCGCTCGGCGACGCCATCGAGCGGATCGCGGGCGCCGAACGCGCCCCCGCGTGGTGGCACCGCCTCTACGACACCCTGGCCGGGGTCGACCCCGACCGGCTCTCCGGGCTTCCCGTGCCACTCGCGGGCGGCCGCACCGCCATCGGGCCGCGCCAGATCCTGCTTCCCCTCACCGACACCCCCGCCGACCTGGGGCGGCTCGGCCTGAAGGTCGCCCACCCCGACGCCGCGCACCCGCTCCTGGAAAAGCTTGGCGCGCTGCCCGCGACGCCGCGCGCTGTCCTGACGACCCCTCAGGTGCGGGCCGCCGTCGCCGCGTCGCTCGACAGCGGTGAGATCTGGGACGAGGACGCGCTCGACGCCGACGAACTCGCCGACACCGTACTGACGTTGGTGCGCGAGGCGAACCTGGAACCCGGCGACGAGCCCTGGCTCGGCGCACTCGCCCTGCCCGACGAGGACGGCGAACTCGCCCCGGCGGGTGAACTCGTCCTGCCCGGATCGCCCTTCGCCGCCGTCATCCGTGAAGGTGAACTGGCCGAGGTCGACCATGAGTTGGCCGAGCGCTGGGGCGAGCAGCCGCTCACCGCGTGCGGGGTGCTCGCCACGTTCGCCCTCGTACGCGCCACCGATGTCGTTCTCGACCCCGACGAACTCGACGCGCGCGAGAGCGACTTCGCCGAGCCCGACGACGCGGGACTGCTCGACGCGGTGGACGTGTGGTGCGAGGACGTCCTGGACCGGCTGCCCGAGTCGCCGGTCCCGCCCGTCGCGACCGAGATCGTCGCCGTCCGCGACCTCGACCTCGTCGACGACGACGCCTGGCCCCGGGCGCTCGCCCTGCTCGCCAAGCCGCCCCTGCGGGACGCCCTGATCCAGCCGGTACGGGTCCTGCTGCCCGACGGCACCACCGAGTCCGTACGCCCCTACACCGCGTGGTGGCTGCGCGACCACCCCGTGCTCGACGGCCGTCGCCCCGCCGGACTGCGCGCGGCGGGCTCCGATCCGCTGCTGTCCGGTCTGTACGAGTCCGTGGACGCGACCGGGTTCGACGACGCGCAGGTCCTGCGGGCCCTTGGGGTACGCACCTCGGTGGCGGCGCTGCTCGACGAGCCGGGCGGCGCGGCGGAACTCCTCACCCGCCTCGCCGACCCGGACCTGACCGTGTCCGCCTCCCAACTCCACGCCCTGTACAGCGCGTTGGCCGACCTCGACCCCGAGCAGGTCACACTGCCGGACGAGCTGCGGGCCGTGGTGGACGGAGAGGCGCGGGTGGTCGACGCGGCGGACGCGGTCGTGGCGGACGCGCCCGATCTGCTGCCGCTGGCGGCCGGGCGCGCCCTGCTGCCGGTCGCGCCGGCGCGCGCGGCGGAGCTCGCGGAGCTGCTTCAGGTGGGGCGGCTCAGTGAGACGGCGGACGCGGAGGTGACGTCCGCGGGGGTCGAGCACGAGGTGCCGGAGGCGGTGCGGGCGCTGCTCGGGCCCCTGGCGCCGGCTACCTACGTCGAGCACGAGGAGCTGATGGCGGGCGGGATCGAACTGGACTGGCGCCGCTCGGGCGACGGCGTGGTCCACGCGTCGACCCTGGAGGGCGTGGCGGCGGGCCTCGCCTGGGCCGCCGCGCAGTGGCCGCGCCGCTTCGAGGTGGCAGCCCTCCTGGAGGACCCGTCCCGCACGACCGAACTGTCCCGGGACCGCTGGTTCGACTAG